The Anguilla rostrata isolate EN2019 chromosome 1, ASM1855537v3, whole genome shotgun sequence nucleotide sequence cttttgcacagagacagttttcccaataccagcgatgccctttgtaagcacagttctgatgggtttctcttgtccaggtataggcttaaagatgtcattgcagaggattgcagtctcctgtgaggtttgtctcttggatgctgtctcaatTTGTCCAATCTCATGTTCATTATTGACATCCTCACTTCCCCcttctgtgatgtagagctctgtatagatctcattgaggGGTACTGGGTGACTGTAATTTGCTAAACCTTCcaatatgcattcaaacttctTCTGCAAATcagttttcagtgcctgctggaCTCTTATTATGGATATATCTGAAGAGAGCAAATATGAGAAACTAGTAAGATTCTaaactttttccattaaataaccATACATAATGTCAATTAGAAAAGCTTATGCAAtcagtttttcagtgttttaccCACCTCTCACAGTGCTTTATATTACTACATAATGTTAAAATGACACCAAAGGAAGCTGTTTCACTGCACTTAGCATATACTGGCAAATGtccagtgagaaagagaaataaagactTTTCGCGGAgaaaaatgcagtttgtttcAGCTCAAAATGTGAAATCATCAAAAGAATCTGCATTCATACTACAAGGATAATTACATTTCAGAGGTTTATTTAGGCAACAGAAATGTGTGTTCAAGGCATGTCCAAACAGGTAACATATTGATTTTCAAATGTAGTCTTTATACACTTAATGCTCTTTACCCCTGGatataaatttaaaacagtctgtctgatgggacagtggtTTAGTTACTGGCTTTTAATCATAAGGTGCCAGGTTTAAATTGCATctcaaaaacgtgtttttgatcATGAAAAAGCACAAATCCATTTGTTTGCTTCctgcaatattttaataatttacatgtctctgactgtgtcctGTACCATTTTATGGATTAAGTTctatatgtaaaacagtcaaTGTAAAGCACTAAGAAAGCATTCTAATGTCACAAAAATTACACAACCAGGATGTCTAGATGCATCACCGTACTCCTATAAATTGCACATTGTACATCTCTGTGGTTGGACTGCCTATTTAACCAGCTGATTGAACTAGCTctaactgtaacctggccaacCCACATTGTCATTACATCTAATGATACATTTCTGGTGCcattctatctatctatgtaaTGTTCTGTCTTTTATATGGACCTTGAGTCCGAAATAaagttttgattgattgatatcctgctgacatttatttccattgGGAAACTTGTGTCTTTCAaccgtttgagtgttttttccccactgggaatttttaaaaatctgaatttgtttgctttttaggCCCATTCAGGCCTGGTTTTGCCTAGTTTTCTTTTGTATGCCCACTGTAAAGTGTctctgtgacagtgtctctgtaaaaaccactataaaaataaaattgaatagaAAAATAGAGGTATGTTGCTCACCTCTCTCCAGTGACTTCATGAGATCCTTCTGCTTCAATttcctcaggatgtggagtgtgGTCTTAAGAGACatctcactgccacaggtctccagcatcttctcaactATGCACAGGGCCTCTGGATCTTCCTGTTCTCtttcagtgcattctgggtaatcacAGCTTTGATTACTCTTAAATAATTTCTTCATCTTCATAAACGTATCCAGTACAGAAGGATCTTCAGCCACACTCTTAAAGCATTCAGGGAAATCCTGTGTCAAATGGCTTTGAAACTGTTCCAACATTTcatccttcttcagcttcatcagagtgcgcaggagagactgaaatgaacacataaagaggtgtgctgtgttgtaaAGATGCAAAACCACAATGCTACAGCAGTACAGTGCTACAGAACCACAATGAGGCAGGCAGATGAGAATGATGGCAAGTTACTGATTGCTTTCATGAACGTGCTTGTGACATGCGTTTGGGGCTTGCGATTGCGATTTCTACATGAAACGCTCCAAAAAAGAGCAGGAAAAATCTATCGCACCGCACAGATCTCAGTTCACATATTGCAACTTTCATGAAATGAGCccctggtcctcatgttgacagactccgaaggcaatcaaaagcttaGAACAAAGGCTAGATACTGAAACCTCTCTTacacctgcactaaggaagcaattgaacacacgactaatcagaaacacctgtgatgccatGTGTTCAACACATTACAGTgacctgaaatggggggactatttataaaaagtgctgtaatttctacatggtgaaatcaaaatgtataaaaaattcCTCTTAATTAAAGCTGAGGATCTGCTCtgtaaccacatgtgaattgtttgattacaaatctagccaaatcaagaaaaaaggtctttgtcccaaacaatatagagctcactgtaaaCGTAAAATTTGAGTGTTTTTGGTTATTTCCACGGAGTCATTATTATGGTATAATATTTTCTATGTGCTTTTGAAGGAAAATATAGCTTTATGCTTGAATTATTCATGTTGTACAGTCTTTGTTCTTCTTTACCATGGAAGTGAATCATTTTGGAGGATGCTGTTCATACATTCAAagtcaataaattattttcgtcaaaagaaaacatcataaaagaaaaaacacaaaataaacgaataaattatataaagatGTCACGATATCACACCTTTGTTGTGATGGTAAACACCTCTAGACTCTTCTCAGTTAAACAGCTGCCCTCCAGTGACtgctggaccctgtgaacaaaacatggagaccgCTTAAATAACTCAATAtactcacctacacctgaatataacaatatacacacctacacctgaatataaCACCATACACTCACCTGCACCTGAATATAACTCAAtacactcacctacacctgaatataaCACAATACACTCACCTGCACCTGAATATAACACAATACACTCACCTGCACCTGAATATAACACAATACACTCATTTACGCCTGAATTGCTTGCTTTAGGTTGTCCGTCGTGTCCGACGATGACAATCATGCTTCTGCTACTTGTGAGTCTTCATGTGGCTGCGGAGCCACGATCCACACTGTCTGCCACAAACAGAACAGGTGAAAGCACTGACTGGGGGTGTGGATGTGGTACTGGCTTCATGTCTCTTTAGAAGTTTCCTGGTCCGTCGATCACCTCGGTCCTCCTCGAGCTGATGCACTCCTTGTTGGCAGAGCTGCCGCCAGATGGAGCGTTGAGCGGCAGTGTCCTCCAGCTGGGTTGGATTCAGGCCGCACTTCTTCATGACAGCTTTCAGTTGGTCTTTATATCGCTTTTTTCTGGCCCTCTGCCGAGCGATGGCCAAGGTGCAACAGCTTACGTGGTAAGCGTTCTTTTGGCATCCCGATGAAGTGACCGAGCCAGCGAAGTTGGTGGTGGGTAACGGTAGCCTTCATCCTCAGGATGCATTGTACACATCTGATATGGAAGGCCTCAAGCATCCTGAGGTGGCGACTGTACAGGGTCCACGCCTCACAGCTGTAGAGGAGAGTTGTGACAACTCTCAAGTCTGGTCTCACCGAGGCAGAGGTGGATACCTGCGCAAAGAGGTTATTTAGAGTGCCGTTGGGGGTGCGCATGTCCCAGCAGAGCTTCTTCACTGCGAGAGGGTGGAATCCAGTGGCAAGGGGAAACCCAGGACGACCAGGACTCTTCTACAGTTGCAGGAGGCTGCCGGAGCTCCAGTCTTTCGGAGGACCGCCTGTCATGCGCCGCCAATCATGTTGCTGTTCGCTCAGGGTGTGCTCCTCTACCCTTTGTCTTCCTAGACTTACCCACAAGGCAGCGGGACAGTGGTTGGTCACTGCCAGGGCGTGTCCACTACATGTGGGCCTGCGCATCAGACCTTTGGGGACCACTGCAGCTCCGAGGTCCCCTGCCGATTCGCCTGGGGTCGCGAGACGCCCAGTTACTGTGTGTGGCCACGAGGAGGCCCGGCAGGAGTCTTGGTGAAGGAGAGGCTGTGTACTGGCAGGAGAAGACTTACACACAGCGCTGCTTCCCTGTTCGCCACAAGGGCTAGCCAGCGGCAGCAAGCTGTAAGCGAGAGGGTTGCAAGCAGATGGCAAGTAAGCATGCACCTTGCCTCTAGCTACTGCACTACTGCACTAGACGCATCACAACACCCTGCGGGCTtgcaccccacccacacacctgaATATAACACCAtacactcacctacacctgaatataaCACCATACattcacctacacctgaatataaCTCAATACACTCACCTAGACATGAATATAACTCCAtacactcacctacacctgGATATAACACCATAtactcacctacacctgaatgtaacaccatacactcacatacaccttAATATAAcaccatacactcacacacacctgcatataACATAATACACTCACTTGCATCTGAATATAACATAATATACTAACCTACTCCTGAATATAACACCAtacactcacctacacctgaatataaCATAATACACTCACCTGCACCTGAATATGGCCAGTGAGAGTGAGGTATAATGAAACAGCAGTAAATATGGCCCTGTCTGATTACCTTGAGTCATCTGTagactctcctctgaagttccAAGGTGGATCCATTGAGCTGTCGCTCTTCATTGAAatacagctgggtacaggtgaccctgctctttccacctggaccctgtgagcaaatcatggagacagagcttccagttaaactcatcctcttactgcagctctaactcacagcacatacagacagagcTCCTTGTTAAACGCATCCTCTGACTGCAGCTCTATCtcacagcacatacagacagagcTCCCACTTATACTCATCCTCTGACTGCAGCTCTATCtcacagcacatacagacagaggTCCCACTTATACTCATCCTCTGACTGCAGCTCTATCtcacagcacatacagacagagcTCCCACTTATACTCATCCTCTGACTGCAGCTCTATCtcacagcacatacagacagagcTCCCACTTATACTCATCCTCTGACTGCAGCTCTATCtcacagcacatacagacagagcTCCCACTTATACTCATCCTctgactgcagctctaactcacagagCACTGAATAAAAAGACTGAGACCTGCATTCATTCTTGTTTCTGTTGGGGTCGAGGCTTCCAGCTTTGGGCTCCGGCAGCTCAGAGAGAGCCGTTTTAGAAACAGCACCTCCTTTCTCAGGAGACTGGAACATGTCAGATCAAGTCAGATCAAATCAGACAAGAGGgttgtgacaaaaacaaaatcagcctgtaaagagagagagagaaagagtgtgagtgagtgagtgagtgagagagaggtagagagagagagagagagcactttgTAGAAGAAATTGCATATCCTTGCAACTGTTGTGACAGAAATAAGGAATAAACAAGTCTTTATGGGCCATCATGAAAATTCTGTGAATTGGGGCTTAACAACGTATATGTTCAGTATCATTTTGTAGGGAAGGGGGTTTAGCACAATTGCCACGCTTAAGAAAACAGTACCAGTATGGATACATCACACACTTCTATGGACGTGATAGCATCAAAAAGGCCCATAAATTAATCAGAATTGTGCCAATATATCCCCAGACATtgacttttattgtgaaaataatGTCTGTCAATTCATAAACTATAAATGCAAAGTCGGAAAGTGACAGAATATGGTAAATGGTTCAATAAATAGTATACCACATGCAGAAAATGTACAACTACATAAAAAGTTTGacttggatttttaaaaattaaaacagaaatttcaCAAATACGTAGTCAAAAACTAGCCAaggaaaacattaaaatcaaattaaaataagaaacacaccagttaaaaaactaaagaaagtaaaactaaactgaaataatatttgctTCT carries:
- the LOC135239008 gene encoding uncharacterized protein LOC135239008 isoform X3 — encoded protein: MFQSPEKGGAVSKTALSELPEPKAGSLDPNRNKNECRVQVERAGSPVPSCISMKSDSSMDPPWNFRGESTDDSRVQQSLEGSCLTEKSLEVFTITTKSLLRTLMKLKKDEMLEQFQSHLTQDFPECFKSVAEDPSVLDTFMKMKKLFKSNQSCDYPECTEREQEDPEALCIVEKMLETCGSEMSLKTTLHILRKLKQKDLMKSLERDCTAVTSQRSPVKLWLQLSSHQTHP